One Triticum dicoccoides isolate Atlit2015 ecotype Zavitan chromosome 4B, WEW_v2.0, whole genome shotgun sequence genomic window carries:
- the LOC119290834 gene encoding phosphate metabolism protein 8-like — MEFDERCLKVQEPKFDCLLFDLDDTLYPLSSGISSHVKTNIEAYMIEKLGIDESKIENLGNLLYKNYGTTMAGLRAIGYNFDYDEYHSFVHGRLPYDNIKPDPVLKQILKNMRIRKLIFTNGDMIHAVRALKRLGLEDCFEGIICFETLNPPCLLTPCDQAPEIFDIAGHFAGLGSADDLPRTPVLCKPNVGAMEAALRIANVNPYKAIFFDDSVRNIQAGKRIGLHTVLVGTSQRVKGADHALESIHNIREALPELWEEAEKAEDVLYADRVAIETSVTA, encoded by the exons ATGGAGTTCGACGAGCGCTGCCTCAAGGTCCAGGAGCCCAAATTTGATTGCCTCCTCTTTG ACCTCGACGACACTCTGTACCCGCTGAGCTCGGGGATCTCATCACACGTCAAGACCAACATTGAAG CTTACATGATTGAGAAGCTGGGTATTGATGAGAGCAAGATCGAAAACCTTGGCAACCTGCTGTACAAGAACTATGGCACCACGATGGCGGGCCTCAGGGCAATTGGCTACAACTTCGACTACGATGAGTACCACAG CTTTGTCCATGGAAGACTGCCCTACGACAACATCAAGCCAGACCCCGTTCTGAAGCAGATTCTCAAGAACATGCGCATCCGCAAGCTC ATTTTCACCAACGGTGACATGATCCATGCCGTGAGAGCCCTCAAGAGGCTGGGCCTGGAGGACTGCTTCGAGGGGATCATCTGCTTCGAGACCCTGAACCCGCCGTGCCTGCTGACGCCGTGCGACCAGGCGCCCGAGATCTTCGACATCGCCGGCCACTTCGCCGGGTTAGGCAGCGCCGACGACCTGCCCAGGACCCCCGTCCTATGCAAGCCCAACGTGGGCGCCATGGAGGCGGCCCTCAGGATCGCCAACGTCAACCCTTACAAGGCG ATTTTCTTCGACGACAGCGTGCGCAACATTCAGGCAGGCAAGCGAATTGGCCTCCACACGGTGCTGGTTGGCACGTCGCAGCGGGTGAAGGGCGCGGATCACGCGCTGGAGAGCATCCACAACATCAGGGAGGCGCTGCCGGAGCTGTGggaggaggccgagaaggcggaggacgtcctCTACGCCGATCGCGTGGCGATCGAGACCTCGGTGACCGCGTAA